In Sandaracinaceae bacterium, one DNA window encodes the following:
- a CDS encoding CTP synthase, which translates to MRSTKFIFVTGGVVSSIGKGLAAASIGALMEARGLRVTHLKLDPYINVDPGTMSPFQHGEVFVTDDGAETDLDLGHYERFTHARMSRSNNFTTGRIYDAVINKERRGEYLGATIQVIPHITDEIKSRVYDVASRADLAIVEIGGTVGDIESLPFLEAVRQMRVECGAQNAVNVHVTLVPYIAAAGELKTKPTQHSVKELLGLGIQPEILICRCDRPLPQGLKDKIAHFCNVRREAVIAAPDVDVIYRLPIALHEEGADSQITERLNIWARDPDLAPWIRTCEKVTNPPKGHVKIALVGKYVHLRDSYKSLHESLVHGGIDNDVVIDAVYVDSEELTADNVAERLGHMDGILVPGGFGGRGTEGKIQAIRFARENGVPFFGICLGMQMAVVEFARHVCGLEGAQSREFDPEPEHPVIDLMADQKDVKNKGGTMRLGAYPCSLKEGSRAAKIYGAREVSERHRHRFEFNNDYRDTIREHGMVLGGLSPDERLVEMVELPDHPHFIGCQFHPEFKSRPHAPHPLFSSFVGASRRCRDARGDKRESQIEVKGEAVSY; encoded by the coding sequence ATGCGAAGCACGAAGTTCATTTTCGTCACCGGGGGGGTGGTCAGCTCGATCGGGAAGGGGCTCGCGGCCGCTTCGATCGGCGCGTTGATGGAAGCCCGCGGGTTGCGCGTGACGCACCTCAAGCTGGATCCGTACATCAACGTCGATCCCGGAACGATGTCGCCTTTCCAGCACGGCGAGGTCTTCGTGACCGACGACGGCGCGGAGACCGATCTCGATCTGGGTCACTACGAGCGCTTCACGCACGCGCGTATGAGCCGCTCGAACAACTTCACGACGGGTCGGATCTACGACGCGGTCATCAACAAGGAGCGGCGCGGCGAGTATCTCGGCGCGACGATCCAGGTGATTCCGCACATCACGGACGAGATCAAGAGCCGGGTCTACGACGTGGCGAGCCGCGCGGACCTCGCGATCGTCGAGATCGGTGGCACGGTCGGCGACATCGAGTCGCTGCCGTTCCTCGAGGCGGTGCGTCAGATGCGCGTCGAGTGCGGCGCGCAGAACGCGGTGAACGTGCACGTGACGCTCGTCCCGTACATCGCGGCGGCGGGCGAGCTCAAGACCAAGCCCACGCAGCACTCGGTGAAGGAGCTGCTCGGGCTCGGCATCCAGCCGGAGATCCTCATCTGTCGCTGCGACCGTCCGCTCCCGCAAGGGCTGAAGGACAAGATCGCTCACTTCTGTAACGTGCGGCGCGAGGCGGTCATCGCCGCGCCGGACGTCGACGTGATCTACCGTCTGCCCATCGCGCTCCACGAGGAGGGCGCCGACAGCCAGATCACCGAGCGGCTCAACATCTGGGCGCGCGACCCGGACCTCGCGCCGTGGATCCGGACCTGTGAGAAGGTCACGAACCCTCCGAAGGGCCACGTGAAGATCGCGCTCGTCGGCAAGTACGTGCACCTGCGCGACTCCTACAAGTCGCTCCACGAGTCGCTCGTGCACGGCGGCATCGACAACGACGTCGTCATCGACGCCGTTTACGTCGACTCGGAGGAGCTCACGGCGGACAACGTGGCCGAGCGGCTCGGGCACATGGACGGCATCCTCGTCCCGGGCGGCTTCGGCGGCCGCGGCACCGAGGGGAAGATCCAGGCGATCCGGTTCGCCCGCGAGAACGGGGTGCCGTTCTTCGGCATCTGCCTCGGCATGCAGATGGCGGTGGTCGAGTTCGCGCGCCACGTCTGCGGGCTCGAGGGCGCGCAGAGCCGCGAGTTCGACCCGGAGCCGGAGCATCCCGTGATCGACCTGATGGCCGATCAGAAGGACGTGAAGAACAAGGGCGGCACCATGCGCCTCGGGGCCTACCCGTGCTCGCTGAAGGAGGGCTCACGCGCGGCGAAGATCTACGGCGCGCGCGAGGTCAGCGAGCGCCATCGGCACCGCTTCGAGTTCAACAACGACTACCGCGACACCATCCGTGAGCACGGCATGGTGCTCGGTGGGCTCAGCCCCGACGAGCGGCTGGTCGAGATGGTGGAGCTGCCCGATCATCCGCACTTCATCGGCTGCCAGTTCCACCCCGAGTTCAAGAGCCGCCCCCACGCGCCTCACCCGCTCTTCTCGAGCTTCGTCGGCGCCTCCCGCCGCTGCCGCGACGCGCGGGGCGACAAGCGCGAGAGCCAGATCGAGGTCAAGGGCGAGGCCGTCTCCTACTGA
- a CDS encoding glutamine amidotransferase, which translates to MTRPVLIVKTGSTMPHLSAERGDYEDWIADGLSVPDVRTVAVEAGEALPDPETLRGVVVTGSSALVTDRLEWSERTGAWLRAAVDAEIPMLCICYGHQLLADTLGGTVGANRKGREIGAIDVTLNEAGRADPLFEGLPETLRVSSSHRQQVLALPEGAVALGHNEMDPHQAYRLGARVWGVQFHPEWDDGVIRAYLEARREILREEGLDPEALLDRVAPSAHGERILENFARAL; encoded by the coding sequence ATGACGCGCCCCGTGTTGATCGTGAAGACCGGCTCCACCATGCCGCACCTCTCCGCCGAGCGCGGCGACTACGAGGACTGGATCGCCGACGGCCTCTCGGTGCCCGACGTGCGGACCGTCGCCGTCGAGGCCGGAGAGGCCCTCCCCGACCCCGAGACCTTGCGCGGCGTGGTGGTCACGGGCTCGAGCGCGCTCGTCACCGATCGCCTCGAGTGGAGCGAGCGGACCGGCGCCTGGCTCCGCGCCGCCGTCGACGCCGAGATCCCGATGCTCTGCATCTGCTACGGCCACCAGCTCCTCGCGGACACCCTGGGGGGCACGGTCGGCGCCAATCGCAAGGGCCGCGAGATCGGCGCGATCGACGTCACGCTCAACGAAGCGGGCCGCGCCGACCCGCTGTTCGAGGGCCTCCCCGAGACCCTTCGGGTCAGCTCCTCACACCGGCAGCAGGTGCTCGCGCTGCCCGAGGGCGCGGTCGCGCTCGGCCACAACGAGATGGACCCGCACCAGGCCTACCGCCTCGGCGCGCGCGTGTGGGGCGTGCAGTTCCACCCCGAGTGGGACGACGGCGTGATCCGCGCCTACCTCGAGGCGCGGCGCGAGATCTTGCGTGAGGAGGGCCTCGACCCGGAGGCGCTGCTCGATCGCGTGGCGCCCTCGGCCCACGGCGAGCGCATCCTCGAGAACTTCGCCCGCGCCCTGTGA
- a CDS encoding MopE-related protein, whose product MTTRALHLLFGLILLAACGGDPAAPDAARMDGGIEPEPDGARLCERDSDCDDELFCTGAERCAAGVCAAGTPPCDGDTPECDEEADRCAAVDCSDGGDADGDRHRSIACGGDDCDDDDPLRFAGAPEICDPDDRDEDCDPSTYGFRDADMDGDPDATCCNGDNCGTDCDDMRPGVNSTNPEVCGNGFDDDCDGTVDEGLLVLCYRDADSDGFGDASTTSMRCACDSGWVDAGGDCHDGNPEVRPGATGWHDTHYTTPSGTRSFDYDCSGTAEPRWTRQGMGCMSVAGGCVLDDGWCESFPPGPNPACGREGNWCTCVSGATCRPQSEIRLQECR is encoded by the coding sequence ATGACGACACGCGCACTGCACCTGCTCTTCGGGCTCATTCTGCTCGCCGCGTGCGGGGGGGATCCCGCTGCCCCGGACGCTGCCCGCATGGACGGGGGGATCGAGCCCGAGCCCGATGGCGCCCGCCTCTGCGAACGGGACAGTGATTGCGACGACGAGCTCTTCTGCACGGGCGCCGAGCGATGCGCGGCGGGCGTCTGCGCGGCGGGCACGCCTCCCTGCGACGGGGACACCCCCGAGTGCGACGAGGAGGCCGACCGCTGCGCCGCGGTCGACTGCTCGGACGGTGGCGACGCGGACGGCGACCGCCACCGCTCCATCGCGTGCGGCGGCGACGACTGCGACGACGACGACCCCCTGCGCTTCGCGGGCGCCCCCGAGATCTGCGATCCCGACGACCGCGACGAGGACTGCGACCCCTCCACCTACGGGTTCCGCGACGCCGACATGGACGGCGACCCCGACGCGACGTGCTGCAACGGCGACAATTGCGGCACCGACTGCGACGACATGCGCCCGGGCGTCAACTCCACCAACCCGGAGGTCTGCGGCAACGGCTTCGACGACGACTGCGACGGCACGGTGGACGAGGGGCTGCTCGTGCTCTGCTACCGTGACGCGGACTCCGATGGCTTCGGGGACGCCTCGACGACCTCCATGCGGTGTGCGTGCGACTCCGGGTGGGTCGACGCCGGCGGCGACTGTCACGACGGCAACCCGGAGGTGAGGCCAGGCGCGACCGGCTGGCACGACACCCACTACACGACCCCCTCGGGCACGCGGTCGTTCGACTACGACTGCAGCGGGACGGCCGAGCCGCGATGGACGCGACAGGGGATGGGATGCATGTCGGTCGCGGGCGGCTGCGTCCTCGACGACGGCTGGTGTGAATCCTTCCCGCCGGGGCCCAACCCCGCGTGTGGCCGCGAAGGGAACTGGTGCACCTGCGTCAGCGGCGCGACCTGCCGGCCCCAATCGGAGATCCGCCTGCAGGAGTGTCGCTGA
- a CDS encoding putative metal-binding motif-containing protein, with product MNRLSLLIIASLLALGGCSLVVSGLEPPECTSNDQCAVLNEMEGISNDACTLYQCDAELDRCVLGTRDADRDGLVAAECAGPGDVADCNDAAMGGSERCNGVDDDCDGVIDEAFMQDEMLISPLPGALAENRLPLTDATGSGVVASGTGETGLAVAHATGGQATFGLFGGESVMGPTAMSYQRTRRLDMLSAWDLEMGCHVRSTDSMSFTAGSCRFDDLAFGLSAQSVFVATVNGSGCTEGQLRVGYMPRTEAARAQVIERGPLRRSNAFFGIDTDPAMTGGRACTGASRAGGSLGATRPAIGALADEQALVAWLAAPLGRDACGGAPVDVEALALHRQMDAGGTRGWVTASNEAQPQVIGSTSGGGAPAIDDLGQGYVVAFPSEGGIALRWVARMDTPPAFPGSGDPNDRAGLETGPLRIVELGTIATDGPAEDIGLASGTITMEGTFLGVTWRTGCGSTDGRVWFRQLVLPAASDGFTLDESLSRAAVELTVSPGEVGPPAIVFEFDGFLQPGVEGARPAAGSAEDGGWVVAWTQGGAVLARRLSEMDGQLLSPDEVITLSGPESATRSTPLLYLSGEQIRYAFLEVGSAETGIFEGALTCAPE from the coding sequence ATGAACCGCCTCTCTCTTCTTATCATCGCGTCCCTCCTGGCCCTCGGCGGCTGCTCGCTCGTCGTCTCCGGCCTCGAGCCGCCCGAGTGCACCAGCAACGATCAATGCGCCGTGCTCAACGAGATGGAGGGCATCTCCAACGACGCGTGCACGCTCTATCAGTGTGACGCCGAGCTCGATCGCTGCGTGCTCGGGACCCGCGACGCCGACCGAGACGGCCTCGTCGCCGCGGAGTGCGCCGGCCCCGGCGACGTCGCCGACTGCAACGACGCCGCGATGGGCGGCAGCGAGCGCTGCAACGGCGTGGACGACGACTGCGACGGCGTCATCGACGAGGCCTTCATGCAGGACGAGATGCTGATCTCGCCGCTGCCCGGCGCCCTCGCCGAGAACCGTCTCCCGCTGACGGACGCGACCGGGAGCGGCGTCGTCGCCTCCGGCACGGGCGAGACCGGCCTCGCGGTGGCGCACGCGACCGGCGGGCAGGCGACCTTCGGCCTCTTCGGCGGGGAGTCCGTGATGGGGCCGACGGCCATGAGCTACCAGCGTACGCGCCGGCTGGACATGCTCTCCGCCTGGGATCTCGAGATGGGCTGCCACGTTCGCTCGACCGACTCCATGTCGTTCACGGCGGGCAGCTGTCGCTTCGACGATCTGGCGTTCGGCCTGAGCGCGCAGTCGGTCTTCGTGGCCACCGTGAACGGCTCGGGCTGCACCGAAGGACAGCTCCGCGTCGGCTACATGCCCCGCACCGAGGCGGCCCGGGCGCAGGTGATCGAGCGCGGCCCGCTCCGGCGCAGCAACGCGTTCTTCGGGATCGACACCGACCCGGCCATGACCGGCGGCCGCGCCTGCACCGGCGCCAGCCGCGCGGGCGGATCGCTGGGGGCGACCCGCCCCGCGATCGGAGCGCTCGCGGACGAGCAGGCCCTGGTGGCGTGGCTGGCCGCGCCCCTCGGACGCGATGCGTGCGGAGGCGCGCCGGTGGACGTCGAGGCCCTCGCGCTCCACCGCCAGATGGACGCCGGCGGGACCCGCGGCTGGGTCACCGCGTCCAACGAAGCGCAGCCCCAGGTCATCGGCAGCACGTCCGGCGGCGGCGCCCCGGCCATCGACGACCTGGGCCAAGGCTACGTCGTCGCCTTCCCCAGCGAAGGCGGCATCGCGCTGCGCTGGGTCGCCAGGATGGACACACCTCCGGCCTTCCCGGGCTCGGGCGATCCGAACGACCGCGCCGGCCTCGAGACCGGCCCTCTCCGGATCGTGGAGCTCGGCACCATCGCCACCGACGGCCCGGCCGAAGACATCGGCCTCGCCAGCGGCACGATCACCATGGAAGGCACCTTCCTCGGTGTGACGTGGCGCACCGGCTGCGGGAGCACCGACGGCCGCGTGTGGTTCCGCCAGCTCGTCCTGCCCGCGGCGTCGGACGGCTTCACGCTGGACGAGTCGCTCTCGCGCGCGGCCGTCGAGCTGACGGTCAGCCCCGGCGAGGTCGGACCACCGGCCATCGTCTTCGAGTTCGACGGCTTCCTCCAGCCCGGCGTCGAAGGCGCCCGCCCTGCGGCGGGGAGCGCCGAAGACGGAGGCTGGGTCGTGGCCTGGACGCAGGGCGGCGCCGTGCTCGCTCGCCGGCTGAGCGAGATGGACGGCCAGCTCCTGAGCCCCGACGAGGTCATCACCCTCAGCGGCCCGGAGAGCGCCACCCGCTCCACCCCACTCCTGTACCTCTCCGGCGAGCAGATCCGCTACGCGTTCCTCGAGGTCGGCAGCGCCGAGACGGGCATCTTCGAAGGCGCCCTCACCTGCGCGCCCGAGTGA
- a CDS encoding TRAP transporter small permease subunit, whose product MSMWMICRTESAGIIDLLTRGCLRSARMSEARAETRRGALGWVRRLDDAVFAIEQAIVAVALLIITVVIFIDVVARRANAPDSKVGQLIARIAGIEDYAAREALDANVAPYVTVGFSFVLLFFGAYTARRFIRRRKAAKGETVPKPKIAVEAGISAAIAVVGIGVGYLITLPFANLEWSWIVYAVLFGVSAAAYAGYLLMNKPEGWMLEAIIAIAVGAVLIWVASEFLPIGYTWSKKISLQLLLWVGLLSASICVHEGKHIRLEAAAKIIPDGAKPYVLAVGAFATAAFCGIMTYLGFLYVFAPTASDDEFMTELFTWGGTRYVYGFEGSVGRGGLLEGTDIPDWLGILAAPVGFGVATLRFVGAGVSVLLGGDYGTPPPQEGLEEAQKLAMKTGATSDPATSATKDATTAELDEAIEAKRSSGEEE is encoded by the coding sequence ATGTCGATGTGGATGATCTGCCGCACCGAATCCGCGGGCATTATTGACCTTTTAACCCGGGGCTGCCTACGCTCGGCGCGCATGTCGGAGGCGAGGGCGGAAACGCGGCGGGGCGCGCTCGGCTGGGTGAGGCGACTGGATGACGCGGTGTTTGCCATCGAGCAAGCCATCGTCGCCGTGGCGCTCCTCATCATCACGGTCGTCATCTTCATCGATGTCGTCGCGCGGCGCGCGAACGCACCTGACAGCAAAGTCGGGCAGCTGATCGCGCGCATCGCCGGCATCGAGGACTACGCGGCGCGGGAGGCGCTCGACGCGAACGTGGCGCCGTACGTCACCGTCGGGTTCTCGTTCGTGCTGCTCTTCTTCGGCGCCTACACGGCGCGCCGCTTCATTCGCCGCCGGAAGGCCGCGAAGGGAGAGACGGTCCCCAAGCCGAAGATCGCGGTGGAGGCGGGCATCTCGGCCGCGATCGCGGTCGTGGGGATCGGCGTCGGCTACCTGATCACGCTGCCCTTCGCGAACCTCGAGTGGTCCTGGATCGTGTACGCGGTGCTGTTCGGCGTGTCGGCCGCGGCCTACGCCGGCTACCTCCTGATGAACAAGCCGGAGGGCTGGATGCTGGAGGCGATCATCGCGATCGCCGTCGGCGCGGTGCTGATCTGGGTGGCCTCCGAGTTCCTCCCCATCGGCTACACGTGGTCGAAGAAGATCTCGCTCCAGCTGCTGCTCTGGGTGGGCCTGCTCTCGGCGAGCATCTGCGTGCACGAGGGCAAGCACATCCGGCTCGAGGCGGCGGCGAAGATCATCCCGGATGGCGCGAAGCCCTACGTGCTCGCCGTCGGCGCGTTCGCGACCGCCGCCTTCTGCGGGATCATGACCTACCTGGGCTTCCTCTACGTGTTCGCGCCGACCGCCAGCGACGACGAGTTCATGACCGAGCTCTTCACCTGGGGCGGCACCCGCTACGTGTACGGCTTCGAGGGCTCGGTCGGGCGCGGAGGTCTGCTCGAGGGCACGGACATCCCCGACTGGCTCGGCATCCTCGCGGCGCCGGTGGGCTTCGGCGTCGCGACGCTGCGCTTCGTCGGCGCGGGGGTCTCGGTGCTCCTCGGCGGCGACTACGGCACCCCCCCACCGCAAGAAGGCCTCGAAGAGGCGCAGAAGCTCGCGATGAAGACTGGCGCGACTTCGGACCCGGCTACTTCCGCGACGAAGGACGCCACCACCGCGGAGCTCGACGAAGCGATCGAGGCGAAGCGGTCCTCGGGAGAAGAGGAATGA
- a CDS encoding PEGA domain-containing protein: MAQEDDAATESDPRMEEAQSRFAEATALFDRGDYESALAEFQEIYALMEGHPRRSFVLFNIGLTQEELFRYDEALATYRRFLEEAPRPAPREDEVRGAIERLVPRLATLTITTNVPEAEVWVDERRVGTAPGSVSVTGGRHVIELRAQGYNPARTDLQVAARTEPSLNLELDRSFAGVSPAFFVTGAGLTVASLGVALGFAAAAIAEHGNLSSQLSDSEDQFEVTQARIAAMEQNALIADVMFGAAGVLGIATVVLAFVTDWGSEPPPEAASLRVTPFGGATAAGLTLEGSF, from the coding sequence ATGGCACAAGAAGACGACGCGGCGACGGAGAGCGACCCGCGCATGGAGGAAGCCCAGAGCCGCTTCGCTGAGGCCACGGCGCTCTTCGACCGCGGCGACTACGAGTCCGCGCTCGCCGAGTTCCAGGAGATCTACGCGCTGATGGAGGGTCACCCGCGGCGCTCGTTCGTCCTGTTCAACATCGGGCTGACGCAGGAGGAGCTGTTCCGGTACGACGAGGCGCTGGCCACGTACCGCCGCTTCCTGGAGGAGGCGCCCCGCCCGGCGCCCCGCGAGGACGAGGTTCGAGGCGCGATCGAACGACTCGTGCCGAGGCTCGCCACGCTCACCATCACGACCAACGTGCCAGAGGCCGAGGTCTGGGTGGACGAGCGTCGGGTCGGCACGGCCCCGGGGTCGGTGTCGGTGACGGGCGGTCGGCACGTGATCGAGCTCCGCGCGCAGGGCTACAACCCGGCGCGCACGGACCTGCAGGTCGCGGCCCGCACCGAGCCGTCGCTCAATCTCGAGCTGGACCGGAGCTTCGCCGGAGTCAGCCCCGCGTTCTTCGTGACCGGCGCCGGGCTCACCGTGGCGTCGCTCGGCGTGGCGCTCGGCTTCGCCGCGGCGGCCATCGCGGAGCACGGCAACCTCTCGTCGCAGCTCTCGGACTCGGAGGACCAGTTCGAGGTGACCCAGGCGCGCATCGCCGCCATGGAGCAGAACGCGCTGATCGCCGACGTGATGTTCGGCGCCGCGGGCGTGCTCGGCATCGCGACCGTGGTGCTCGCGTTCGTGACCGACTGGGGCAGCGAGCCACCTCCCGAAGCGGCCTCGCTCCGGGTCACGCCGTTCGGCGGCGCGACGGCGGCCGGCCTCACCCTCGAAGGGAGCTTCTGA
- a CDS encoding B-box zinc finger protein produces MTAPAAAACQNHPEREAIGICVECRARICSECVTKVDGINYCVACYAVLAERGARKKASAERPTATWLAGLAAFGLLTLVTLLTWGLLEAALPGGS; encoded by the coding sequence GTGACCGCTCCCGCCGCCGCCGCGTGCCAGAACCACCCGGAGCGCGAAGCGATCGGGATCTGCGTCGAGTGCCGCGCGCGCATCTGCAGCGAGTGCGTCACGAAGGTCGACGGGATCAACTACTGCGTCGCCTGCTACGCCGTCCTGGCCGAGCGGGGCGCGCGAAAGAAGGCGAGCGCGGAGCGACCCACCGCGACCTGGCTCGCGGGGCTCGCCGCCTTCGGGCTCCTCACGCTCGTCACGCTCCTGACGTGGGGGCTGCTCGAGGCCGCGCTGCCGGGGGGCTCTTGA
- a CDS encoding 3-hydroxyacyl-CoA dehydrogenase NAD-binding domain-containing protein, with the protein MSLSAIAVVGAGPQGLSIAEAAAEAELPVTVVCVTGSSRKHAAKRLRRTLQLRVEVGEIDEAEAEAIFARVAFRRDLSSVTECDLVVESAVGDVRSRRAILATLEGHVSRGSVLASNTARGQLRAMAEVLTRPDQFIGLRFFHPASHTPLVEVVPLPDTAPGAIIACETFCRWLGKTPVEQVDGDVAPVLRSERPREALG; encoded by the coding sequence ATGTCGCTGAGCGCAATCGCGGTGGTGGGCGCGGGACCTCAGGGCCTCTCGATCGCGGAGGCCGCGGCCGAGGCCGAGCTGCCGGTGACCGTGGTCTGCGTGACCGGCTCGAGCCGCAAGCACGCGGCCAAGCGCCTGCGACGCACCCTCCAGCTGCGCGTCGAGGTGGGCGAGATCGACGAGGCGGAGGCGGAGGCGATCTTCGCCCGCGTCGCCTTCCGCCGCGATCTCTCTTCCGTCACGGAGTGCGATCTCGTCGTCGAGTCGGCGGTCGGTGACGTGCGCAGCCGCCGCGCGATCCTCGCCACGCTCGAGGGCCACGTCAGCCGGGGCTCGGTGCTCGCGTCGAACACCGCCCGCGGCCAGCTCCGCGCGATGGCCGAGGTCCTCACCCGGCCCGACCAGTTCATCGGCCTCCGCTTCTTCCACCCCGCGAGCCACACGCCGCTCGTCGAGGTGGTGCCGCTGCCCGACACCGCGCCCGGCGCCATCATCGCCTGCGAGACCTTCTGCCGCTGGCTGGGCAAGACGCCGGTCGAGCAGGTGGACGGCGACGTCGCTCCGGTGCTGCGCAGCGAGCGCCCGCGCGAGGCGCTCGGCTGA
- the dinB gene encoding DNA polymerase IV encodes MRQIIHIDMDAFFASIEQRDAPELRGKPVLVGGGERRGVVAAASYEARPFGVHSAMPMAQAMRRCPQAIVVPPRRRAYEEASAQIFTVFRRFTPLVEGLSVDEAFLDVTGSRSLFGDGATIAARIRKEILAETDLTASAGVAPNKFVAKIASDQDKPDGLTVVRDGEVFAFLEPLPIERMWGVGPKAAERLRHLGYDTLGDLARADEATLERHLGSWGREVKRLAQGLDEREVEPDREAKSVGAEETYDEDLTSRAEIEKTLLRHASRIARRLLEGGISAGRVTVKIKYADFTLKTRQLRLSEPVDDAGSLYAAARSLLDRFPLAGRAVRLTGVSAGDLREGPPPRTLFSDEGKDKRRAVESAMAKLRARFGEDVSLTRADLLDAPGRTDPGIPRRMKPPED; translated from the coding sequence GTGCGGCAGATCATCCACATCGACATGGACGCGTTCTTCGCCTCCATCGAGCAGCGCGACGCGCCGGAGCTCCGCGGCAAGCCCGTCCTGGTCGGCGGGGGGGAGCGGCGCGGCGTGGTCGCGGCGGCGTCCTACGAGGCCCGTCCGTTCGGCGTCCACAGCGCGATGCCGATGGCGCAGGCGATGCGGCGCTGCCCGCAGGCCATCGTCGTCCCGCCGCGCCGCCGCGCCTATGAGGAGGCGAGCGCCCAGATCTTCACCGTCTTCCGGCGCTTCACGCCGCTCGTCGAGGGGCTCAGCGTGGACGAGGCCTTCCTGGACGTGACCGGGAGCCGCTCGCTCTTCGGGGACGGGGCGACCATCGCCGCCCGCATCCGGAAGGAGATCCTCGCCGAGACGGACTTGACCGCGTCGGCCGGCGTGGCGCCGAACAAGTTCGTGGCGAAGATCGCCTCCGACCAGGACAAGCCCGACGGGCTCACCGTGGTGCGCGATGGGGAGGTCTTCGCCTTCCTCGAGCCGCTCCCGATCGAGCGCATGTGGGGCGTGGGCCCGAAGGCGGCCGAGCGGCTCCGGCACCTCGGCTACGACACCCTCGGGGATCTCGCGCGGGCCGACGAGGCGACCCTCGAGCGTCACCTCGGCAGCTGGGGGCGGGAGGTCAAGCGGCTCGCGCAGGGGCTCGACGAGCGAGAGGTCGAGCCGGACCGGGAGGCCAAGAGCGTGGGCGCCGAGGAGACCTACGACGAAGATCTCACCTCACGCGCGGAGATCGAGAAGACGCTGCTCCGGCACGCCTCGCGGATCGCGCGGCGCCTCCTCGAGGGGGGGATCAGCGCGGGTCGGGTCACCGTGAAGATCAAGTACGCGGACTTCACCCTCAAGACGCGGCAGCTGCGGCTGAGCGAGCCCGTCGACGACGCCGGCTCGCTCTACGCGGCGGCGCGGTCGCTGCTGGACCGCTTCCCGCTCGCCGGGCGCGCGGTCCGCCTCACCGGGGTGAGCGCCGGAGATCTCCGCGAGGGGCCGCCGCCGCGCACCCTCTTCAGCGACGAGGGCAAGGACAAGCGGCGCGCGGTCGAGTCGGCGATGGCGAAGCTGCGGGCTCGCTTCGGGGAGGACGTGTCGCTCACGCGCGCCGATCTGCTCGACGCGCCCGGGCGGACCGACCCGGGCATCCCGCGCCGCATGAAGCCGCCCGAAGACTGA